The following proteins come from a genomic window of Ilumatobacter coccineus YM16-304:
- a CDS encoding pyridoxamine 5'-phosphate oxidase family protein, translated as MNELSTTAPAFVEMAHRIVWATAATVSSTGQPRSRIVHPIWEWDGSELVGWFGTFPGSPKTDDLAHESRLSLTYWSPEHDTCTADCDSRWVESSEGRHAVWDRFLNGPEPVGFDPTLIPGWTDPDAPGFAVLELRPTWLRVFPGTMLLSGTGDVLTWRQSQ; from the coding sequence ATGAACGAACTCAGCACCACCGCTCCCGCATTCGTCGAGATGGCCCACCGCATCGTGTGGGCCACCGCCGCCACCGTCAGCAGCACGGGGCAACCGCGATCACGCATCGTCCACCCCATCTGGGAGTGGGACGGCAGTGAACTCGTCGGCTGGTTCGGCACCTTTCCCGGGTCGCCGAAGACCGACGACCTCGCACACGAATCGCGCCTGAGCCTCACCTACTGGAGCCCCGAGCACGACACGTGCACCGCCGACTGCGACAGTCGATGGGTCGAATCCTCCGAGGGGCGACACGCCGTGTGGGATCGGTTCCTCAACGGACCCGAACCCGTCGGCTTCGACCCGACGCTGATTCCGGGATGGACCGACCCCGACGCCCCCGGCTTCGCGGTGCTCGAACTCCGACCGACGTGGCTGCGGGTGTTCCCCGGCACGATGCTGCTGAGCGGCACCGGCGACGTGCTGACCTGGCGTCAGTCGCAGTGA
- a CDS encoding helix-turn-helix domain-containing protein — translation MAPLSVDQAAEALGVSHVQVGRLIDAGELDAERFGRSWAIDADSLHRYRILRPQRGRPLAERAAWAKVLDAEPPNDVDEAIDLARLVRRRSRNERVRILPALDGRIDHDQRVRHGGAHAAIHHGAGIGRTVQRDLYISAQDAAAFRSEFHADPNAGDPNVVLRIVDDLTDIDRRFMPPIVAVLDLLDAADTRAAAEALRVVR, via the coding sequence ATGGCTCCGCTCAGTGTCGATCAGGCCGCCGAAGCACTCGGCGTGTCCCACGTTCAGGTGGGCCGGCTCATCGACGCTGGCGAACTGGATGCAGAGCGTTTCGGTCGCAGCTGGGCCATCGACGCCGACTCGTTACACCGATATCGCATCCTGCGGCCACAACGAGGCCGCCCCCTCGCCGAACGTGCCGCCTGGGCAAAGGTGCTCGACGCTGAGCCGCCCAACGACGTCGACGAGGCCATCGACCTCGCTCGTCTCGTGCGCCGACGAAGCCGCAACGAGCGGGTCCGCATACTGCCCGCCCTCGACGGCCGCATCGACCACGACCAGCGTGTTCGCCACGGCGGCGCGCACGCCGCCATCCATCACGGTGCTGGAATCGGCCGGACGGTACAGCGCGATCTCTACATCAGCGCTCAGGACGCCGCGGCGTTCCGCTCCGAGTTTCACGCTGATCCGAACGCGGGTGACCCGAATGTCGTACTTCGCATCGTCGATGACCTCACCGACATCGACCGCCGTTTCATGCCACCGATCGTTGCCGTGCTCGATCTGCTCGATGCCGCCGACACACGCGCTGCCGCCGAGGCGCTCCGCGTCGTCCGATGA